ACCCCTGCTTAAATCTTTTTGTGCATATATCATACTTCCTCAAAGTAAGCcccttcaaaattttctatcCACTAATAACTTTGGCATATCAAATCTGTTGACCAGATTTGTGCATATGTCATGCCACGTCCTGATATAGAGTCAGatctaaaaaaagaaaagactaGACAAAGGACTTGCAACCAGATCAGATTCTACTACTGGAAAACTACCAAGACATAATTTGACAGAATTTTCAACAGAAGATAGCTGACAAGTTAatatctttaaataaatatgacACATTAGCAGGCAAGGAGGTTGCACGATTCTCGCTATCATCTCTTTAAGAGCCAAGCCCTATATATGCTGACAGGCCCCCTAAGGGTAGGAATTCAATAGCTTTCACGCTAACAAACTTCCGTTCAGAAATTGATTTTATACTGTCAATGTAAAGCTTTCATAGTAGTCGGATCAGTAACCATTGGCCCCATTGGCACAATTACTTGAAGGAAAATATGAACCTCGTTTTCTAGAACACAGATTAGCCCTTTCATACCACTAACTTCAAGGTTTCGTAGCCAGAAGCGGGACCAGTTACTGATGACCCAATACTTCCAAAAAAGGAACCTAATTGACACAGGGACACACCTTCGTGTCGTACATTTATTAGATAAACTAGATCTATTAGAATATTAATTATCTGACAGTACGAAATGAAAGTTTGGTAGCACATTACGTAAATGGAATCATCATTCAATGCTAGATTTAAAAGTATGCATGCATACAACCTTGACTATACTATATGCCTAGAGCACGAAGACGTCATTTATGTTACATAACTCTATCTAGGCACACGTAAGCATTCGCCCTGGGCCCACATTTACTTATCGCATTTCATGTTAAGGTGTATGCCAACAAGCACAGTCAGTTTGCATAACATAAGATAAAAAGACGTTTTTGAAGCTAATGGAAGTAATTCAAATAAAAGCAACAATGGAAGAAAAATACGAACAAAGGAAAGAggtgttattttgtttttgtttttttcacttaCATGATATTCATTTAGTcacatatttattatatggaGAAAAAATATTATGGTGGACTTGTTTTGTTGTAAgtacaaacaaagaaaaaatcacCCCTTGACTTAAATAGAGACTCGAGATGCAGTTTAAGGACCTCCAAAAGAACAGTCCCAAATAATCATGAATGTCCCTAAATTTATTGCTTTGCATGTTTCTGTTATCTTAAAGAATTCTGAAGACATCGTGaagttcaaaattcaaatatgaatttacaTCATAAGGTTTAGGCCTTGCATCTAGGAAACAGAGCGCTTGGTTGATGATCttagttatgaatttatttatggatTGCAAGAATATTAAAATTCCATTGAGTAAAGGAGCTTCTAAATAGTTTTATTCAACTCcacttttgaaaaatcttCTGATTGGGGATTGGCCACGCCCCTTTAAGATTTGAAGGAGCAAGTCATATATCAAATTTCGGATTTGAAACTAACTTTGTTTATGAAACATGAAGGATGAGAAAAAAGCACACGAAAATACCAACAAGATGTCCTCTTGTTCATCAATGTCCGACAAAGAATACAGAATATTATCTGAGAACCATTACAACTAATCCGCAACTCCCAGCCATTCAAGATGAGTTAAACAATAAGGGATATCCCAAAAGTGCTCAACAATTGATGCCCATAAGCATGCTAAAAATATGCCCACTTGATTCATTACAGATGCCCATAAACATAGCAAAAATCCACTCAATTAATTAGTACGCGACACCCTTACATTGTCgatcaaaaaccaaaaagaaaagagaaaaggccATGCCCTCAATGACTATTGTGTACTCCGATTCAAATACGAGCACATGTAGGGCAATAAAAAATCTAGTTACAACCTACACAATACTAATAAACCAGCCAAAGAAGCACTTTGTAAATATGAACAAGGAAACAGATGACAATACATAATACACGGAAAAATCAATTCACTACTACATCAAACTAACTGCTCTAAAGACAAATTCACTCAAATACATAATCATTATTCACTCGGCTTCCATAAGCACCCACATTTACAGTCTGAAAGCTCTAGGGCAGCACAATAAACCCATCAATCTACACAAATCCCAAGACCTCACTTCATGAAAAACCACAAATGCAAaagtgaaagaaagaaagttacCTTGATGCTGACCTTGCTCTTCACTTGGGTTTCCAAAGCTTCAGTCATTGACTACGGCAACCCACAAACCCATCAGAAAGGTAAatcattataataataatagttaaataaacaaatgcatAATAACTAAACggaaaataagaaaacgaAAGCAAAGACAGTACCTTGTCGAACTGAACGAGAACCTGAATGGCGAGCTCGGGACTGAGAGTACCGTTCTGAACCATCTCATCCAAAGTCTCAGTCAAACACATTCCGATCGTCGACCTCCTGTAGAGCTCAAACGTCGCCATGTTCTTCGATCTGTCACAACATTCACACAAAGAAACGAAATTTCAGCGTTCCAGATTGAATCGGTGTAAGATATGATAAGAAGAAATCAACTGAGAAGTTGAAATCGAGAGAGAATTGAAGTTACGGGTTGGTGGCGACGCTGTAGGAGATTTTCGGGTTTGTGTTGTGAAAGGTTCGCTCTGTGAACGTTGGTTCTTCGCGAGCCTTGTGAGCGCAGAAATTTGGGGCTTTTTATACCTAGCTTTTGTAGCTCAGGGGTATATATAGTCGCGACGGAATGGTGACCGGTTCAAATTACTGATATACCCTTCTCTCGGtttcttttgttcttaaaattaaaataaaaataataaaaagaggaAGGAACTTCTATTTGCACATTGAATTgaattcttccttttttttttggagtcaaatatttgtatttatttttgggcaaTCACACCCACTATCAACATATTTATCAAGGAAAATAGTACTcaaaacaatctcaaatattacTAAAATAATGTCatacattaaataaaaaatttagcatATCATGAGGTTGAGAATAATTTGAATGATATTTACCCATTTTGGATATATCTCATCAACAAGATAGTATCTCTGGACGTATTCAGTATCATTGACAGTAAATTGAATATATGTTCCACACCCCTCAAGAACTTAAGCAAATAAGAGTGAAGAGTACAGCAAAAAGTCGTCGTGCGAACCGAAAATATTGAAATAGCACATAATCAATTTATCCCTTTATTTCATACGTCATATTGAACTTTAAATCTTTTAGAATTTGTTTGGGAAAAAAACTAAAGCtaacacaaaataaattagcaAAGCTCTTAGCCTCAAGCCCACAACAAATAGAAAAGCCTAATACCCATGCAAACTCAACCCAGCCCATCAATTCTCATTTCACCCAGCAAGCACCGCTTTTCTAGTCTCTGCGAACCTAAACGTGGATGTGCCGTTTAGCTGCCACGTACCCTGTGACCGTGCACAGCTCGCAAAACGTGTTCAACCCGGAACTGCATAAGATATTTATATATCCTGTCCAAAATTCCACCactttggttttgttttggtggtCAAATCCAATTCTGATATATCTGAAAGCAAAGGAAATGGAAGGGATGAAAGCATCTTCATCGTCAACCTCATCAAACACGGGCATGATGTCTCGCATGAAGAAAGATTGCTTGTTTTTCTATGTTTCTTTGCAAGAGGGTTTTCGCAATCTTAAGGCCTTCTTCGTTGGTCAGGCTAAGAAGTTGACGGCAAGAAACGAGCAAGAAGCAACGGAAGCAGAGCTTCGCAGAAGCAAAATGCAAGTTGAAGCTGCCGATGCAGCtgaggaaacaaaaaagagactCAGCAACAGCAAATCTgtgtaattaaattaatgcTCTCACAActagtttatatatatatctatattgTTTGATTTCACTATTCTGATCTTTCACTTgggagtttttatttttattttccccaAGATATCAGTTCTCTCTGAATTTAGAAACAAATTGTTAGTTTACAACTTCACATCCCAACAATGAATTAAACTCATAACATTCACATATTTGattcaataaatttttggCGGTtgggattggattggattacgTGATAGAATTGGATCGTATTGGATTACAAGAAATCAGGGAGAATAACACTAATCCAATGGTGTGTTTGGTGCCATATTAATTGGCTGGTTTGACACCTCTAGTGGAAGTAGAAGATGGTGGACCTTCTAAACGAATATAGTCATACATGAGTCCATGGAAAGCGGCCAAAGGGCTGTTGCTAATTGGTTGTGTTAGAAACAGTGTATTGTTTCCTTCCACAAGCAATGTGGCTGGTATGCCTATGCTATACAGCCAGTAGAGGCCATGAATTCCATGCCTTAGAATTGTGTTGTCCTTTCCAATCACTCCAGTTGTAAACAGAGGAGGGTCTGCTTTCGGGTCATTTATCcgaatcttcaatggaaaagcagaaagaaaaaaagaaagaaccaaAGAATCAGATTATAGGCTTTTGATAGTGCCGAAACAAAGAAGGGTAACTAGGCATTTTACCACCCTACCTGTAATTCTGCGATATTCGCTGTAGCGAGGGAGATTTGAAGTTTGAAGGTTCCACTCTGATTGACATTGTCTAGTTGAAACTTGATCTGCCATGTAGTGCCTTCATATGTGTCATCATCTTTCTTCCTATTTATGAAAACTGTGTCAAATAGAATCAAACTCACACAAAAATTGGGCACATTGGAAAAGTAAGCTCAAGGAAGGACGAAGAAGTGCACCTGGTAACCTGAGCGAAGAACCAATCTTTAGCATAGTCGCTGGTGCCAATAGTGTAAATTAAGTCTTGATCAGGATATAAATCTGCATATCTTTCCCATAACCCATACTGCCTAAACCTGcaaatgcaagaaaatgaTCAAGATCTTATAATGTAGTGGAACACGTCTACACATTTGTGgatgagaaaaatgtattcttgtcattttgtttttctacaTAAATGACACTTATGTTGTTAAACTGCGAATATTCACCTTCTAGCAATATAAGCATATTTATAAACATGTACTTCATTTCTAGCACCCATTCGTAAACGTGTACTTCATTTCTAGCACCCATGTTAATTTTGATTAATCCATAAACATGTATTTCATTTCTAGCACCCATGTTAATTTTGATCAATCCGAAATAAATTAGTCAAAGAATTGGGTCACATAAGTTtgtcacagagagagagagagagagagagagagagagagagagaggggtcaAAGGTAACCTGTCAGGATGGTTGACATAAAGTTTATTGATATAGTTTGGATTAGGATCAGGAACATAGAATTCAGCTGCAGAACGATCAGGGATGCCAATTTCCCACAATGTTGGTCCATCTCTTGGAGGCTCATATACAAGCTCACCCACGTCAATAACACAACCTGCTTAATTAAAACGCATTAATGTGTTAATCATATTGATAATAATCTTGAAGAGGAAACAAttaaaaaggaacaaaaataATAGATGGACCTGCGGTTATGTTAATGGCTGCATCATATCGATAATCTCCAATGAAACCAGGAACCCATGCATAAAGATTATATTGGCCCTCACGTATATTCTTTATAGAGTAATAGCCATACTCATCTGCCCTAGTCCAGAACTGGTAGCCCTGTCACAATGCAAACactaaaaatgaagaagatttGCCTAAATGATCTATTTTATGTACAATGGggacttgttttgttttgttttctgggtTAGTGAATTAATGCACTTCTTGCTTGGTaataaaatggacaaaataaTATCACCTTGCAATCTCTTTGAAAGGATCCAGCATCTCCTGGTGGTGCCAAGCCTACATAAGCACCCTTTCCCGGAATGCAATCTTCACTAACGTACCTAGACATGTATAGTTTTTAGACAATAATGTAGTGGAAATTCAAGACCTGAATATCTCGTATTGAGGCGCAGTCAATCATGAGTAATAATTTAGTAATTCGGGAGCAGTCAATCATGTCCtaatattaacaaaatcatTTGTTATATTTCTTATCATGTTTCTCATAtgagattttatatttttcaacacGCTCACTTACGTGGAATCACCACATAATAAACCTCAATTTCACGTCAATTCTACATTCTTCAACAACAAGACGCAAGTAGAAGCAAACAATTCAATTTTATAAGGTTTGGACATACGGCAGAAAGTTGATTTGGTTAAGTACCTATCTCGAACCTGTATTCTACCACTAACATTACCCCGTTGATCCGACGGTGGAAACTCACTGGAAGCAGGGAAATCGTAAGGCCATTTTTGCACTTCTGTCATCATCTGGAGTACTCCAAAAGTAAAATACATTGTCCATAAAAATGggaaattatttgtttaatataAATACTTGTAGaggggttttttgttttaaaaattaaacctGGCTTTTTGCATCCTCCCAGAGTGGTGATGGATCATCATTTGCATTGGACGTAACAGAATTAAGATAGATAAAAACAGGGCCAAAGACTTTCTTCCATGGCTCATCTGGTTTCAGCTTCAGCACCAGGTCCTCTCCAGAATAATGAGCACTAAGAAACatctgattttttattattttatttttccacaGGTTAGTACAATTCAAGATAGTTTatttgtaaaagaaaaaaataaagtgtaACATAGATGATCCTAAGATAGTTTGTTCTAACCTTGggattgaataaataaaaagcgaATCAAGAGCAAAACCGAGGGAACGAGTGCGTAATGAGAAAGTGAGGGTGAAAATCACTACATATTATAATACCAAATTTCATGAACTTGaacttaacaaaaaaaataaagcagaATTACGAGTATTAGCTCGTATCGCAACATTTTAATACCAACTGATAAATCACATAATATGACAGTTGCTTAAGAATTGTAAATACATGAAATTAAACtgctaaaaaatatatataaacaaataaattattgcCACATCATTTCAAACTTCTGAAAAGTTATGAATTGATGCCCTAGGATTATTGGTTTTGAATATGATTATGGTAAAATGAAGTTAATTTTACTCACAGCAAGACATGTGGGGCCAACATGGGAGGTGAGATTCTGTTTGAGGGGTCCACCAGATCGGAACTCATCACTAGGAGTTATTTGCCAGAACCCCACAGGCGGGTCCATACAAATCCAACCGTGGACCCGCAGGTTTTGGTTCTCGCTTGAGTATTCGTATTTGTCATCCACCTACAATTGTATTTAGGAGCCATACAATTTTGTTATTCTAATTGTAATTCTAAGCTTTTATGAATAAATGTTTTAATTTCCAAATATacacaaaattatcaaaattttaagttgCACGCATCAtgtcaattattttttataaataaaataaaaaatagtatcaTTTGGATTAGAAGATATAAAATTTGGTAATGGacataaaattaatttcttatataattcataaaatccacaaaaatattttgttatcgAAGAAAATGAGGGATTTGAAATatcagttttttcttttgcccaaaaaaaaggtttttcttgactttttatttttatttttagtacaagcaaCTGGAGAGGGGGGAGGGtggtttacacaaatattcattgggtGTCTGGAGATTTCGAAGCTCTGCCCATGCCACATGACTAGTGGAGGTGGAAAAACTCAACCAACTGAATTATACTCCACTAGCcagaaaaacttgtatgaaaTGGGGATAGCACTGTTTTGCTCTTTCCGGCCAATCACTGTTTGCCACGTGAAAAAGTTATCACGTGTGGCATATCGTGACTGGCTggaaatagcaaaatagtgttattcatatttcatataaGTGTATCTCTCCCCACTGACATAGCTCTATTTTTCTTACATTATCAAATCTATGTATGATTCTTATAAGAAATTAACATCTTATGAAGTCCAattaaaaattccaaatatcCCTCGTTTTAAACCTTTTCATCTGATTGTAATGAGTATTTTCACTTTTACAAATAGGGTATGAGAATATATTTGTGCTATCTTGAAAGGTGCATTAATTACCTCTCCCTTGAATTCTGGCTCTATCGGATTGACAAGAAGGACTGCCTCAGGTACGTCTAAGACTTTACTTCTCTCCTGCAATCGGTCATCAGGAAGGGGCATGTGTCTTTGCCTGTTATCTGCTATGGCCATGTATTGAAACCTAATGATCacccacaaaaaataaaacttataaTTAATCCCTAATTAACTTGACACAACAAAGATAGAAAACAATGAAGAAGAGAGGTTTggttacttttcttttctgagcTTGAACACAATTCTGGTCTGGGGAAGGTTGAAAGGAGGCCATTCTTTTAAGTGATCATAGATGGCGTAGGAGTAGAATCCTGAAGAATTACGAAGCATA
The window above is part of the Prunus dulcis chromosome 1, ALMONDv2, whole genome shotgun sequence genome. Proteins encoded here:
- the LOC117616817 gene encoding transcription initiation factor IIA subunit 2 — its product is MATFELYRRSTIGMCLTETLDEMVQNGTLSPELAIQVLVQFDKSMTEALETQVKSKVSIKGHLHTYRFCDNVWTFILQDALFKNEDSQENVGRVKIVACDSKLLTQ
- the LOC117636929 gene encoding uncharacterized protein LOC117636929, translating into MEGMKASSSSTSSNTGMMSRMKKDCLFFYVSLQEGFRNLKAFFVGQAKKLTARNEQEATEAELRRSKMQVEAADAAEETKKRLSNSKSV
- the LOC117636906 gene encoding probable rhamnogalacturonate lyase B isoform X2, which gives rise to MSSQRVQLDIQDHHVVMDNGILQVTLSKPDGIVTRIQYNSIDNLLEVLNEEVERGYWDLVWSEAGSVGTTGTFDVIKGTKFKVIVESDEQVEVSFTRKWNPSQKGKLVPLNIDKRFITLRNSSGFYSYAIYDHLKEWPPFNLPQTRIVFKLRKEKFQYMAIADNRQRYMPLPDDRLQDRSKVLDVPEAVLLVNPIEPEFKGEVVMDNGILQVTLSKPDGIVTRIQYNGIDNLLEVLNEEVNRGYWDLVWSEAGSVGTTGTFYVIKGTKFEVILESDEQVEVSFTRKWNPSQKGKLVPLNIDKRFIMLRNSSGFYSYAIYDHLKEWPPFNLPQTRIVFKLRKEKFQYMAIADNRQRHMPLPDDRLQERSKVLDVPEAVLLVNPIEPEFKGEVDDKYEYSSENQNLRVHGWICMDPPVGFWQITPSDEFRSGGPLKQNLTSHVGPTCLAMFLSAHYSGEDLVLKLKPDEPWKKVFGPVFIYLNSVTSNANDDPSPLWEDAKSQMMTEVQKWPYDFPASSEFPPSDQRGNVSGRIQVRDRYVSEDCIPGKGAYVGLAPPGDAGSFQRDCKGYQFWTRADEYGYYSIKNIREGQYNLYAWVPGFIGDYRYDAAINITAGCVIDVGELVYEPPRDGPTLWEIGIPDRSAAEFYVPDPNPNYINKLYVNHPDRFRQYGLWERYADLYPDQDLIYTIGTSDYAKDWFFAQVTRKKDDDTYEGTTWQIKFQLDNVNQSGTFKLQISLATANIAELQIRINDPKADPPLFTTGVIGKDNTILRHGIHGLYWLYSIGIPATLLVEGNNTLFLTQPISNSPLAAFHGLMYDYIRLEGPPSSTSTRGVKPAN
- the LOC117636906 gene encoding probable rhamnogalacturonate lyase B isoform X1: MSSQRVKLDIQDHHVVMDNGILQVTLSKPDGIVTRIQYNGIDNLLEVLNEEVNRGYWDLVWSEAGSVGTTGTFYVIKGTKFEVILESDEQVEVSFTRKWNPSQKGKLVPLNIDKRFIMLRNSSGFYSYAIYDHLKEWPPFNLPQTRIVFKLRKEKFQYMAIADNRQRHMPLPDDRLQERSKVLDVPEAVLLVNPIEPEFKGEVDDKYEYSSENQNLRVHGWICMDPPVGFWQITPSDEFRSGGPLKQNLTSHVGPTCLAMFLSAHYSGEDLVLKLKPDEPWKKVFGPVFIYLNSVTSNANDDPSPLWEDAKSQMMTEVQKWPYDFPASSEFPPSDQRGNVSGRIQVRDRYVSEDCIPGKGAYVGLAPPGDAGSFQRDCKGYQFWTRADEYGYYSIKNIREGQYNLYAWVPGFIGDYRYDAAINITAGCVIDVGELVYEPPRDGPTLWEIGIPDRSAAEFYVPDPNPNYINKLYVNHPDRFRQYGLWERYADLYPDQDLIYTIGTSDYAKDWFFAQVTRKKDDDTYEGTTWQIKFQLDNVNQSGTFKLQISLATANIAELQIRINDPKADPPLFTTGVIGKDNTILRHGIHGLYWLYSIGIPATLLVEGNNTLFLTQPISNSPLAAFHGLMYDYIRLEGPPSSTSTRGVKPAN